Proteins found in one Acidobacteriota bacterium genomic segment:
- a CDS encoding CoA pyrophosphatase codes for MLKRDGQDMPFFVGRLEAGLGRPKPGLQAQLDMLPEPRPGHQTYEEVEDISLKAAILLLVYPLEGRPHLLFTRRTEKVLHHPRQISFPGGHREPGETVVETALREAEEEVGVRPGDVRILGELTPLYIPPSNYCVYPVVGTADIRPDFRLAPLEVAEILEVPLDLLLAPESRCREMWNVGGLEMTVPHFAFKGDKIWGATAMVLAEFLHILKDGGT; via the coding sequence GTGTTGAAGCGTGATGGTCAAGACATGCCGTTTTTTGTCGGCCGGCTTGAAGCCGGACTCGGCCGCCCCAAGCCGGGGCTCCAGGCTCAGCTCGACATGCTTCCCGAACCCCGGCCCGGCCATCAGACTTATGAGGAAGTCGAGGATATCAGCCTCAAGGCGGCCATTCTTCTTCTTGTTTATCCTCTCGAGGGGCGCCCCCATTTGCTTTTCACCCGGCGTACGGAAAAAGTTCTGCATCACCCCCGGCAGATTTCCTTTCCCGGCGGCCACCGGGAGCCGGGAGAAACCGTCGTCGAAACCGCCCTCCGGGAGGCCGAGGAAGAGGTTGGTGTCCGCCCCGGCGACGTCCGCATCCTCGGCGAATTGACGCCTCTCTACATTCCGCCGAGCAACTATTGTGTCTACCCGGTTGTCGGGACGGCCGACATCCGGCCGGATTTTCGTTTGGCCCCGCTCGAAGTCGCGGAAATCCTTGAAGTTCCGCTGGACTTGCTTCTGGCTCCCGAAAGCCGGTGCCGGGAGATGTGGAATGTCGGCGGGCTTGAGATGACGGTTCCCCATTTCGCCTTCAAGGGCGACAAGATATGGGGTGCAACGGCCATGGTGTTGGCGGAATTTCTTCACATTTTGAAGGATGGCGGGACATGA
- a CDS encoding radical SAM protein, producing MTDSLTRRRFLRNAAGVPALLMTLKESAIYPSYLKLHADGTLARRAEELRAHYSECSLCPRDCRVDRTKGEIGKCRASAKVRVSSAFPHFGEEPPLVGTKGSGTIFLSHCGLRCVYCQNHTISIDGQGQDISVATLSDAMLGVQRHGCHNVNLVTPTHFLPSIVSALTDAVPRGLKIPIVYNTGGYEKADILRLLDGIVDIYLPDFKYWNPETAARLSARAYNYPHYARDAFREIHRQVGVLQTDARGVAVRGLMVRHLVLPNDASGTRDVFRFIARELSPDHYVNVMRQYRPEHRANEFPEISRRLTSKEFSQALVWAREAGLTRISR from the coding sequence GTGACCGACTCATTGACCCGCCGACGATTTCTGAGAAACGCCGCGGGTGTGCCTGCCCTCCTGATGACCTTGAAGGAGAGCGCCATCTATCCCTCATACCTGAAGCTTCACGCCGACGGAACTTTGGCCCGCCGGGCCGAGGAGCTCCGCGCCCACTATTCCGAATGCTCGCTGTGTCCGCGCGACTGCCGGGTCGACAGAACCAAGGGAGAAATCGGCAAATGCCGGGCCTCGGCCAAGGTCAGAGTATCGAGCGCTTTCCCCCATTTCGGCGAGGAACCGCCCCTGGTCGGGACCAAGGGATCGGGCACGATCTTCCTGTCCCACTGCGGCCTCCGCTGCGTTTACTGCCAGAATCACACGATCAGCATCGACGGCCAAGGCCAGGACATTTCAGTGGCGACTCTGTCCGATGCCATGCTCGGCGTTCAACGGCACGGATGCCACAATGTCAACCTGGTGACACCGACACACTTCCTTCCGAGCATCGTCTCCGCGCTGACCGATGCCGTCCCCCGCGGCCTCAAAATCCCGATTGTCTACAACACGGGCGGATATGAAAAGGCCGACATCCTGCGGCTGCTCGACGGTATTGTGGACATCTATCTTCCGGATTTCAAATACTGGAATCCTGAAACGGCCGCTCGGTTGAGCGCCCGGGCCTACAATTATCCCCACTATGCCCGGGACGCCTTCCGCGAAATCCACCGCCAGGTCGGCGTTCTGCAGACGGACGCCCGCGGCGTCGCCGTCCGCGGGCTCATGGTCCGCCACCTCGTCCTGCCGAACGACGCCTCCGGCACACGCGACGTCTTCCGTTTCATCGCCCGCGAACTGTCCCCCGACCATTACGTCAACGTCATGCGGCAATACCGCCCCGAACACCGAGCCAATGAGTTTCCCGAGATCTCCCGGCGCCTGACAAGCAAAGAGTTCAGCCAGGCCTTGGTTTGGGCCCGCGAAGCCGGACTCACCCGCATCTCCCGCTGA
- a CDS encoding sodium:glutamate symporter: protein MSLSADVLTKFMIDLGWLSLLLLAGKLIRSKVILFQKIFLPASIIAGFIGLALGPYILGSTGVEIIPPETLATWSSLPAVLISVVFACLFLGVDIPSLRTIWREGGPQLCYGWVAGMGQYMVGLGITVVLLTPLFGVPAVFGCLLEIGFSGGHGTAAGMQEAFTQLGFPAGSDLGLMSATVGIFVAVVVGMILINYAVRKGYTTVIESPDKMPADSIRGLIPEGRRQPGSLMTVSPDALEPFAFHGAFVGVAILIGWYILQGIKSLSADMEPDLFRSFPLFPLAMIGGLLIQIAASKTGVARYFDRKTFDRILGTALDLLVVAAIAAIKLDVFLAYIWPFLILMAVGIAWLLFCTLFIAPRMLPDAWFERAITEYGMQTGVTAMGLLLLRVADPNFKTPAAESFGFKQIIYEPFLGGGFITASSPILIASFGLGIPYAVGFASILVMLGVAWLSGWIHGFHPIRRS, encoded by the coding sequence ATGAGCCTTTCCGCCGATGTGCTGACCAAGTTCATGATCGACCTCGGCTGGCTGTCCCTTCTTCTTCTCGCCGGCAAGCTCATCCGGTCCAAGGTTATCCTGTTTCAGAAGATCTTTCTTCCGGCCTCGATCATCGCCGGCTTCATCGGTCTGGCTTTGGGTCCTTATATCCTCGGCTCGACCGGGGTTGAGATCATTCCTCCGGAAACTCTCGCCACGTGGAGTTCGCTCCCGGCCGTTCTCATCAGCGTCGTCTTCGCCTGCCTCTTTCTGGGTGTCGACATCCCTTCGCTGCGGACGATCTGGCGCGAAGGCGGGCCTCAGCTCTGTTACGGGTGGGTCGCGGGGATGGGGCAGTACATGGTGGGTCTGGGGATCACGGTTGTTCTGCTCACGCCGCTCTTCGGTGTGCCTGCGGTTTTCGGCTGTCTCCTCGAGATCGGGTTTTCCGGAGGCCACGGCACCGCCGCCGGGATGCAAGAGGCGTTCACGCAACTCGGATTTCCGGCCGGATCCGACCTCGGACTGATGTCGGCCACGGTCGGCATTTTCGTCGCGGTCGTCGTAGGCATGATCCTCATCAATTACGCCGTCCGGAAGGGCTATACCACGGTCATCGAATCTCCCGATAAAATGCCGGCCGACAGCATTCGGGGGTTGATTCCCGAGGGTCGAAGACAGCCCGGAAGCCTGATGACGGTTTCGCCGGATGCCCTGGAGCCTTTCGCCTTTCATGGGGCCTTCGTGGGTGTCGCCATCCTCATCGGCTGGTATATCCTGCAGGGCATCAAGAGCCTGAGTGCCGATATGGAACCCGATTTGTTCCGGAGTTTCCCTCTCTTTCCGCTGGCCATGATCGGAGGCCTGTTGATCCAGATCGCGGCGTCCAAAACGGGAGTGGCCCGTTATTTCGACCGCAAGACCTTCGATCGCATCCTGGGGACGGCGCTGGATCTCCTGGTCGTCGCCGCGATCGCCGCCATCAAGCTTGATGTCTTTCTGGCCTACATCTGGCCGTTTCTCATTCTCATGGCCGTCGGAATCGCCTGGCTTCTTTTCTGTACGCTGTTCATCGCCCCGCGCATGCTGCCCGACGCCTGGTTCGAACGGGCCATCACGGAATACGGCATGCAGACGGGAGTGACGGCCATGGGGTTGCTGCTTCTCCGGGTTGCCGATCCCAATTTCAAAACGCCGGCGGCCGAGTCCTTCGGCTTCAAGCAGATCATCTACGAACCCTTCTTGGGCGGGGGATTCATCACCGCGTCTTCGCCGATCCTGATTGCCAGTTTCGGGCTGGGCATCCCCTATGCCGTCGGGTTCGCCTCCATCCTGGTCATGCTGGGCGTGGCCTGGCTGTCGGGGTGGATTCATGGGTTTCACCCGATCCGCCGCTCTTAA
- a CDS encoding response regulator transcription factor: protein MRKEKILIVEDDAAILTGLADLLQGEGYETEQARDGKQALRLFAASRPSLVLLDIMIPEKSGYDVCREIRSRDARTPILMLTAKGQEVDKVVGLELGADDYVVKPFGVAELLARVRALLRRGRAGPEIPRMNPISFGDVHVDPRTYEGRRGKTPFTLTGLELKLLRYLLDRDGEVVERFDLLESVWGMTYEGTTRTLDQHIARLRRKIEPDPALPRHILTVHGVGYRFRSKP from the coding sequence GTGAGAAAGGAAAAGATTCTGATTGTTGAGGACGACGCCGCAATCCTGACCGGACTTGCGGATTTGCTGCAGGGCGAAGGCTACGAAACCGAACAGGCTCGAGACGGAAAACAGGCCCTGCGGCTTTTCGCCGCGTCCCGGCCGAGCCTTGTGCTCCTCGATATCATGATCCCGGAAAAGAGCGGCTACGATGTCTGCCGCGAGATCCGGTCCCGGGATGCCCGAACCCCCATCCTCATGCTGACGGCCAAGGGGCAGGAGGTGGACAAGGTGGTGGGGCTCGAGCTCGGCGCCGACGACTATGTCGTCAAGCCCTTCGGCGTGGCCGAACTTCTGGCTCGCGTCAGGGCCCTTCTGCGGCGCGGCCGGGCCGGTCCGGAGATCCCAAGGATGAACCCCATTTCCTTCGGGGATGTGCATGTGGATCCCCGGACCTACGAAGGGCGAAGAGGAAAGACGCCCTTCACCCTGACCGGTCTGGAGCTCAAGCTCCTCCGGTATCTTCTGGACCGCGACGGCGAAGTCGTGGAACGTTTCGACCTGCTGGAATCCGTGTGGGGCATGACTTACGAAGGAACGACCCGCACGCTCGACCAGCATATCGCCCGGCTGAGGCGAAAGATCGAGCCCGACCCCGCCTTGCCTCGCCACATCCTCACCGTCCACGGCGTCGGCTACCGATTTCGATCCAAACCCTGA
- a CDS encoding prolyl oligopeptidase family serine peptidase → MMSIHSNIPVFLIPALVLSLVLFPAAAVTAEGVKKPLSYDAYDSWRSIQGTRISSDGVWTAYALAPQDGDGDLVVRNLRTGQEYRHARGRQPIITADGRFVVFAVAPLKADVDKARKEKKKPEDQPKSGLGILNLETGDVVVIERVKSFKVPEDAGSHFAYLLEPPLKKPEDKPESTKAEPEKKAEPTTEAGTAKHGEPAATEQKPGEKKEEKKKDPGTELVIRELSTGTEQTVSDVVDYTWDKSGGVLAYGTSSKTPDNDGAFLWRASDGKTLSLMTGLGHYKGFTFDEKGARLAFLSDRDDYQAKTSAWKLYLWTAPSEKAAEIIPGTAKGFPAGMSVGEHGSLEFSRDSARLFFGLVPAPQPEPEDAPDPIKVDIWHWRDPWLQPMQKARAEDEKKRSFRSVFHIRDGRMVRLATPDMPDIVLSDDGAKALGVSDLPYRRLISWDTQYADYYLVNIADGSRRKILEAGSSSVSFSPAGNHLIWYERDDRNWYSYRITDGRKSNLTAGLDVRFENELHDSPSEPYPYGIAGWTEGDRTVLINDRYDIWEIRPDGSGARMITRGQGRAEGIVFRYFRLDREEKTIPAKTPILISASEEAVRKSGYYRTTLSSSAAPEKVVMLDKLFGGLQKAKAADIYLFTLQRFEEFPDLWTSGPSFADMKKISDANPQQADYFWGKAELIEYVNADGRILQAVLIKPDDFDPAKKYPLMVYIYERLSQGLHRYYPPSPGTSINFSRYVSNGYVLLMPDIVYDIGYPGRSALKCVVPAANKILEEGYIDPARVGIQGHSWGGYQISYLITQTDMFAAVQAGASVVNMTSAYGGIRWGSGMSRAFQYEKTQSRIGAPLWTRTLQYLENSPLFWADRVNTPYLTIHNDEDDAVPWYQGIEFVTALRRLDREAYMFNYNGEKHGLRERENQKHWTVHQDEFFDHFLLGTPRPEWMENGVPYLERGKRDINALFKKAEDKKD, encoded by the coding sequence ATGATGTCCATTCACAGCAACATTCCGGTTTTTCTCATCCCGGCTCTCGTCCTGAGCCTGGTCCTTTTTCCGGCCGCCGCCGTGACGGCCGAAGGTGTCAAAAAACCGCTTTCCTACGACGCCTACGATTCCTGGCGATCCATCCAAGGAACCCGGATCTCGAGCGACGGCGTCTGGACCGCATATGCGCTTGCGCCCCAGGACGGCGACGGAGACCTTGTCGTTCGCAACCTGCGAACCGGACAGGAGTATCGCCATGCCCGCGGACGGCAGCCCATCATCACCGCGGACGGCCGATTCGTCGTTTTCGCCGTGGCGCCGCTCAAAGCCGATGTCGACAAGGCTCGAAAAGAAAAGAAGAAACCCGAGGACCAGCCCAAGAGCGGTCTCGGCATCCTCAACCTCGAGACCGGCGATGTCGTCGTCATCGAGCGGGTCAAGAGTTTCAAAGTCCCGGAAGACGCCGGGTCGCATTTCGCCTATCTCCTTGAACCTCCTCTCAAAAAGCCGGAGGACAAGCCCGAGTCCACCAAAGCGGAACCGGAGAAAAAAGCCGAGCCGACGACGGAAGCCGGGACTGCGAAACACGGTGAACCCGCAGCAACTGAACAGAAACCCGGCGAAAAGAAAGAGGAAAAGAAAAAAGACCCCGGCACGGAACTCGTCATCCGTGAGCTTTCGACCGGCACGGAACAGACTGTCTCGGATGTCGTCGACTACACCTGGGATAAGAGCGGCGGTGTCCTGGCTTACGGGACATCATCCAAGACTCCGGACAACGACGGAGCTTTCCTTTGGCGGGCATCCGACGGAAAAACCCTGTCCCTCATGACGGGTCTCGGCCATTACAAAGGATTCACCTTCGACGAGAAGGGCGCGCGTCTTGCTTTTCTCAGCGATCGGGATGATTATCAGGCCAAAACATCCGCCTGGAAGCTCTATCTCTGGACAGCCCCCTCCGAAAAGGCGGCGGAAATCATCCCCGGAACGGCCAAGGGTTTTCCGGCCGGGATGTCCGTCGGTGAACACGGTTCTCTCGAATTCTCCAGGGATTCGGCCCGGTTGTTTTTCGGCCTCGTCCCGGCGCCCCAACCCGAACCTGAGGACGCTCCCGACCCCATCAAGGTGGACATCTGGCACTGGCGGGATCCCTGGCTCCAGCCCATGCAGAAGGCCCGGGCCGAGGACGAAAAAAAGCGAAGCTTCCGCTCCGTTTTTCACATCCGGGACGGCCGGATGGTCCGGCTGGCAACGCCGGACATGCCCGACATCGTTCTCTCCGATGACGGCGCCAAAGCTCTCGGCGTCTCCGATCTTCCCTACCGCAGACTTATCTCCTGGGACACGCAGTACGCCGACTATTATCTCGTCAACATCGCCGACGGATCGCGCCGGAAAATCCTCGAGGCCGGCTCCTCCTCCGTTTCTTTCTCCCCAGCCGGAAACCATCTCATTTGGTACGAGAGGGACGACCGTAACTGGTATTCTTACCGCATCACGGACGGCCGCAAATCCAATCTGACGGCCGGCCTGGACGTCCGCTTCGAAAACGAACTCCACGATTCGCCGAGCGAACCCTACCCTTACGGCATCGCCGGCTGGACCGAAGGCGACCGGACCGTTCTAATTAACGACAGATACGATATCTGGGAGATCCGGCCGGACGGGTCAGGCGCACGGATGATCACCCGCGGGCAGGGCCGCGCCGAGGGCATCGTCTTCCGGTATTTTCGGCTCGACCGCGAAGAAAAGACCATTCCCGCGAAAACCCCCATCCTGATTTCGGCATCCGAGGAGGCCGTGAGAAAATCGGGCTATTACCGGACGACCCTCTCCTCCTCTGCAGCGCCCGAAAAAGTCGTCATGCTCGACAAGCTCTTCGGAGGACTTCAAAAAGCGAAAGCCGCGGATATCTACCTCTTCACCCTGCAACGCTTCGAGGAATTTCCCGACCTCTGGACGAGCGGGCCGTCCTTTGCCGACATGAAAAAAATCAGCGACGCCAATCCCCAGCAGGCGGATTATTTCTGGGGCAAGGCCGAACTCATCGAATACGTCAACGCCGACGGCAGGATCCTGCAGGCCGTTCTCATCAAACCCGACGATTTCGACCCGGCCAAAAAATATCCTCTGATGGTCTACATCTACGAACGGCTCTCCCAGGGCCTTCACCGCTATTACCCGCCCTCGCCGGGAACAAGCATCAATTTCTCGCGCTACGTTTCGAACGGCTATGTCCTCCTTATGCCCGACATCGTCTATGACATCGGATACCCGGGACGAAGCGCCCTCAAGTGCGTCGTTCCGGCGGCCAATAAAATCCTGGAGGAGGGCTATATCGATCCGGCCCGCGTCGGCATCCAGGGTCACAGTTGGGGCGGCTATCAAATTTCCTACCTCATCACCCAGACCGACATGTTCGCGGCCGTCCAGGCCGGCGCCTCGGTCGTCAACATGACGAGCGCCTACGGCGGCATCCGCTGGGGATCGGGGATGTCGAGGGCCTTTCAGTATGAAAAGACCCAGAGCCGGATCGGAGCGCCGCTCTGGACACGGACTCTTCAGTATCTTGAAAACTCGCCCCTCTTCTGGGCCGACCGCGTCAACACGCCTTATCTGACCATTCACAACGACGAGGACGACGCCGTTCCGTGGTATCAGGGCATCGAATTCGTCACCGCCCTCCGGCGTCTGGACCGGGAAGCCTACATGTTCAATTACAACGGCGAAAAACACGGGCTTCGGGAACGCGAAAACCAGAAACACTGGACCGTCCACCAGGATGAGTTTTTCGACCACTTCCTTTTGGGGACGCCCCGGCCGGAATGGATGGAAAACGGCGTCCCCTATCTCGAGCGCGGCAAGAGGGACATCAACGCATTGTTCAAAAAGGCCGAGGATAAGAAAGACTGA
- a CDS encoding 4Fe-4S binding protein, whose translation MGKLSHMQVTRRRVQVLAALGFNIYLPGLFKGRIFQGNIKGICVPGLNCYSCPAAVGACPIGAIQTFMASLRFKISLAEFQFGLYVLGFLGLVGSLVGRMPCGWLCPFGLFQELVHKIPSPKIGIPKFMNYFRYVFLAGMVVLLPLLIVDEFGFGETWFCKWVCPAGTLEGGIPLVLLNADLRGLVGFMFTWKMVLLGLFLVWMVFSQRPFCRTVCPLGAIFGLFNRASFFRMEVDEEKCTRCDLCRKTCPVNVKFYETPNSPDCIRCLKCSDACTYGAISYGFKSEKIPSETT comes from the coding sequence ATGGGCAAGCTCTCCCATATGCAAGTGACACGGCGACGGGTTCAGGTTCTTGCCGCCCTGGGTTTCAACATCTATCTTCCGGGATTGTTCAAAGGAAGAATCTTTCAGGGCAACATCAAGGGGATCTGCGTTCCCGGCCTCAACTGCTATTCCTGCCCGGCGGCCGTCGGCGCCTGCCCGATCGGAGCGATCCAGACGTTCATGGCCTCGCTGCGTTTCAAGATCAGTCTGGCCGAGTTCCAGTTCGGGCTTTACGTTCTCGGTTTTCTCGGTCTTGTCGGAAGCCTGGTCGGCCGGATGCCCTGCGGCTGGCTCTGTCCCTTCGGCCTTTTCCAGGAGCTTGTCCATAAAATCCCTTCGCCCAAGATCGGCATTCCCAAATTTATGAATTATTTCCGATATGTCTTTCTGGCCGGGATGGTTGTCCTTCTGCCGCTTCTCATCGTTGACGAGTTCGGTTTCGGTGAGACTTGGTTCTGCAAGTGGGTTTGTCCGGCCGGGACTCTCGAGGGCGGCATCCCGCTCGTTCTGTTGAACGCCGATCTCCGCGGCCTGGTCGGATTCATGTTCACTTGGAAGATGGTCCTGCTCGGCCTGTTCCTGGTCTGGATGGTTTTCAGCCAGCGGCCGTTCTGCCGCACCGTGTGCCCTCTCGGCGCGATCTTCGGGCTTTTCAACAGGGCCAGCTTTTTCCGCATGGAGGTCGACGAGGAGAAGTGCACGCGCTGCGACCTATGCCGGAAAACCTGCCCGGTCAATGTCAAGTTTTACGAGACGCCGAACAGCCCCGACTGCATCCGCTGCCTGAAATGCTCCGACGCCTGCACTTACGGCGCCATCAGCTACGGCTTTAAGTCGGAAAAGATACCAAGCGAAACAACCTGA
- a CDS encoding CD1871A family CXXC motif-containing protein encodes MKKRRLPWIVLGVSLALMIVGLLMGEYRSVLEKAVIVCLDCIGIG; translated from the coding sequence ATGAAGAAGCGCCGCCTTCCTTGGATTGTTCTGGGCGTCTCCCTCGCTCTCATGATCGTGGGCCTCTTGATGGGGGAATACCGTTCGGTTCTGGAAAAGGCGGTCATTGTCTGCCTGGATTGCATCGGGATCGGATGA
- a CDS encoding class II fructose-bisphosphate aldolase encodes MASIFSDLGLVNTREMFERAFKGRYAVPAYNFNNMEQLQAILTACVETRSPVILQVSKGARSYADQTLLRYMAEGGVRMARELEKKLGVTGEIPIALHLDHGDSYEICVSCVETGFSSVMIDGSHLPYEENIALTRRVVEYAREHDVTVEGELGVLAGIEEHVSSETSHYTKPEEVFDFVERTGVDSLAISIGTSHGATKFKPEQCTRDERGVLVPPPLRFDILEAIEKKIPGFTIVLHGSSSVPQEAVATINAHGGALKDAIGIPEDQLRRAASSAVCKINIDSDGRLVMTAAIRKHFADRPGDFDPRQYLKPARAALIEMYKQKNKDVLGSADRY; translated from the coding sequence ATGGCATCCATTTTCAGCGACCTCGGTCTCGTCAACACCCGGGAGATGTTCGAACGCGCTTTTAAGGGGCGTTACGCCGTCCCGGCCTACAACTTCAACAACATGGAGCAGCTTCAGGCCATCCTGACGGCCTGTGTCGAGACGCGATCGCCCGTCATTCTCCAGGTTTCGAAAGGCGCCCGGTCCTATGCCGACCAGACTCTTTTGCGCTACATGGCCGAAGGCGGTGTCCGCATGGCCCGTGAGCTGGAGAAAAAGCTCGGGGTCACGGGAGAAATCCCCATTGCTCTTCACCTCGACCACGGTGACTCCTACGAAATCTGCGTATCATGCGTTGAGACCGGGTTTTCCTCGGTCATGATCGACGGTTCCCATTTGCCTTACGAGGAGAATATCGCTCTAACACGGCGGGTTGTCGAATACGCCCGCGAACACGATGTCACCGTTGAAGGAGAACTCGGCGTGCTGGCCGGAATCGAGGAGCATGTCTCCTCGGAGACGTCTCACTATACGAAACCCGAAGAAGTCTTCGACTTCGTCGAGCGCACCGGGGTCGATTCCCTGGCGATCTCGATCGGCACATCCCATGGGGCGACCAAGTTCAAACCAGAACAGTGCACGCGCGATGAGCGCGGCGTTCTCGTCCCGCCGCCCCTGAGGTTCGACATCCTCGAGGCCATCGAAAAGAAAATCCCCGGATTCACCATTGTTCTCCACGGATCGTCCTCCGTGCCGCAGGAGGCGGTGGCGACCATCAACGCTCACGGCGGGGCCCTCAAGGACGCGATCGGAATTCCCGAAGATCAGCTCAGGCGGGCCGCTTCGTCCGCCGTCTGCAAGATCAACATCGACTCCGACGGGCGTCTGGTCATGACGGCGGCCATCCGCAAGCACTTCGCCGACCGCCCGGGCGATTTCGATCCCAGGCAATATCTGAAACCGGCCCGGGCGGCCCTGATCGAGATGTACAAGCAGAAGAACAAGGATGTGCTCGGATCGGCCGACCGGTACTGA
- a CDS encoding FAD-dependent oxidoreductase, producing the protein MNDFLIIGADAAGLSAAVQIRRKRPQAGLKVINKGRTISYGACGIPYVISGDVVEAEKLIHYTPETMEKERGIKVEILREAVGIDPEARDVEVKNLETGEVTRETYGRLLIATGATPRRLPFLDYAAEGVFNLHDMDDLGRILDFMNGKRPRTAAVVGAGNIGLELAEALRARDMNVVMIDILETPIATWPSLVREAVLREMRTRGVRFAGGMKIAETARRGEGFVLRSDKDDFEADVIFSVVGVRPAVEFCGGKIKALENGALLTDPFCRTSAADVYAAGDCAAVRHRILDHPVWMPLGSTANKAGRVAGINMAGGSVEYPGIIGTQVFKFFGLSLARTGVDAEEAAAAGLEAFTVSSAARDKPGYYPGAGTVEIEIVCEKGSGRLLGAAVVSPDNAVIIIDAAAAAVTAGMTVRDLAWLDAAYTPPFAPVWNALSLAALKALRL; encoded by the coding sequence ATGAACGATTTCCTGATCATCGGCGCCGACGCGGCCGGGCTTTCGGCCGCCGTGCAGATCCGTCGCAAGCGGCCGCAGGCCGGACTCAAGGTCATCAACAAAGGCCGGACCATCTCCTACGGCGCCTGCGGCATCCCCTATGTCATTTCCGGCGATGTGGTCGAGGCCGAAAAACTCATCCACTACACCCCGGAGACGATGGAAAAAGAAAGAGGGATCAAAGTGGAGATCCTGCGGGAGGCCGTCGGCATCGATCCCGAGGCGCGAGATGTGGAGGTGAAAAACCTCGAAACCGGCGAAGTGACGAGGGAAACATACGGCCGCCTGCTGATTGCAACAGGAGCGACGCCGAGGCGGCTGCCCTTTCTCGACTATGCGGCCGAAGGTGTTTTCAATCTTCATGATATGGATGATCTGGGCCGGATCCTGGACTTTATGAACGGGAAAAGGCCGCGGACAGCCGCCGTCGTCGGCGCCGGGAATATCGGTCTGGAACTCGCCGAGGCCCTGCGTGCCCGAGACATGAACGTCGTGATGATCGACATTCTCGAGACCCCGATCGCAACGTGGCCGTCCCTTGTCCGCGAGGCCGTTCTGCGGGAAATGCGGACCCGCGGCGTGCGGTTCGCCGGCGGCATGAAAATCGCCGAAACCGCGCGGCGCGGGGAGGGGTTTGTGCTTCGCTCGGACAAAGACGATTTCGAAGCGGACGTGATCTTTTCCGTGGTCGGCGTGCGGCCGGCCGTGGAGTTCTGCGGGGGAAAGATCAAGGCGCTCGAAAACGGCGCTCTGCTCACGGACCCTTTCTGCCGGACATCGGCGGCCGATGTTTATGCGGCGGGCGATTGCGCCGCCGTGCGCCACAGAATTCTGGATCATCCCGTTTGGATGCCGCTCGGATCGACGGCCAACAAGGCGGGCCGTGTCGCGGGAATCAATATGGCCGGGGGAAGCGTGGAATATCCCGGAATCATCGGCACCCAGGTTTTTAAATTTTTCGGGCTCTCGCTGGCCAGGACGGGAGTGGATGCCGAAGAGGCCGCGGCCGCCGGGCTCGAAGCCTTTACGGTTTCGTCCGCGGCTCGGGACAAACCCGGATACTACCCCGGCGCCGGGACGGTCGAGATCGAGATCGTCTGCGAAAAGGGAAGCGGGCGCCTTCTCGGCGCCGCGGTCGTTTCTCCGGACAATGCCGTCATCATCATCGACGCCGCGGCCGCCGCCGTCACGGCCGGAATGACCGTGCGTGACCTGGCCTGGCTGGATGCCGCCTACACGCCGCCGTTTGCTCCGGTTTGGAATGCCTTGTCCCTCGCCGCCCTCAAGGCCTTGCGGCTTTAA
- a CDS encoding TlpA disulfide reductase family protein has protein sequence MIVHRTAAVFSVLLLLVSLPAEAVLTKGDRLLPFSLKALDGRPVTVTVQDGRLTVIEEEDVFHPAAVLMDFWATWCVPCRRAMPTLQKLHDTYKPSLGETEGGLKLFGISLDVKGSRIAKPFFERMKFSYPMLADPPAAGLPSGVLGTAKEIAAAYDVQEIPVVYIIDASGTIVHVHVGFKDEHAAELEAAVSALVSPGSGKIK, from the coding sequence ATGATTGTCCATCGAACCGCGGCGGTTTTTTCCGTCCTGCTTCTTCTTGTCTCCCTGCCCGCCGAGGCCGTTCTGACCAAGGGAGACCGCCTCTTGCCGTTTTCCCTCAAAGCGCTTGACGGCAGGCCGGTGACAGTCACTGTTCAGGACGGCCGGCTGACCGTCATCGAGGAGGAGGACGTTTTTCACCCTGCGGCCGTTCTGATGGATTTCTGGGCCACTTGGTGCGTGCCCTGCCGCAGGGCCATGCCGACCCTGCAGAAACTTCATGACACCTACAAACCGTCTTTGGGTGAGACCGAAGGAGGGCTCAAGCTTTTCGGAATCTCGCTCGATGTCAAGGGATCGAGAATCGCCAAACCATTTTTCGAGCGAATGAAGTTCTCATACCCCATGCTGGCCGATCCGCCGGCCGCCGGGCTTCCTTCGGGTGTCTTGGGGACGGCCAAGGAGATCGCCGCGGCCTACGACGTCCAGGAAATCCCCGTCGTATATATCATCGATGCATCCGGAACGATCGTCCATGTCCACGTCGGCTTCAAGGATGAGCATGCCGCGGAACTCGAAGCGGCGGTTTCGGCCCTGGTTTCCCCGGGATCCGGGAAAATCAAATGA